The nucleotide window AGGCCAGCCGCCTGGCGCAAAGCCATGCCGGCGGCCTGGGGCGCGGCGACATCGCGCGCGCGATGGTGGTCATCGCGCTGCTGATGTTCGCCAAGTTTGTCTACATCGCGGCCTTCACCAACTACTTCACGTTCTATCTGATCGAGCGCTTTGGCCTCGGGGTGCAGGAAAGCCAGGTCTACCTTTTCATCTTCCTGGCGGCGGTGGCGCTGGGCACGTTCGCCGGCGGCCCGGTGGGCGACCGCATCGGCCGCAAGGCCGTCATCTGGGTCTCGTTCCTCGGTGTGGCGCCGTTTGCCCTGGCGCTGCCGCATGCCAACCTTTTCTGGACGGCCGTGCTGGCCATTGCCGTGGGACTGGTCATGTCGTCCGCGTTCGCCGCCCTGGTGGTCTATGCGCAGGAGGCCGTGCCGGGGCGTGTGGGCCTGGTGTCGGGCGTCATGTTCGGCCTGATGTTCGGCATTGCCGGCATGGGGGCCGCCGGGCTGGGGCTGCTGGCCGACCGCCACGGCATCGTCTGGGTCTACCAGGTGTGTGCGTACCTGCCGCTGCTGGGCGTGGTGACGGCGTTCCTGCCCAACACCCGGCTCATGCTGCCTGGCGCCGGAAGAACCCGTCCAGCAGCGGCAGCAGCGCCGGAAACTCCTGCGCGAAGCGCGGGCGGTTGACGAAGTAGGCCTCGCAGGCCACGGCGAAGAACTCGGCGGGCGCGGTGGCGCCGTAGGCGTCGAGCCAGGGGCGCTCGCCGCCGAAGCGCTCGGCGATGATCACGCGCTCGCGGAAGTGCGCGTAGGCCGGCGCCCAGGCGCCGTGCCAGGCGGCGCGGGCCGCCCGGGCGCTGGTGCTGCCCATGAAGCCGGCGGGCAGCGGCGGGTAGCCGTCGGCCGGGCCGTTGCGCATGTCCATCTTGTGCACGAATTCATGCACCACCACGTTGGCGCCGTGGCTGGCGTTGCGCGCCGCGTCCTGCACGGCCTGCCAGCTCAGCATGACCGGGCCGCGCTCCATGGCCTCGCCCAGCAGCACCTCGTGGTAGTGGTGCACCACGCCGGCTTCGTCGGTGGCGGTGCGGCGCGCCAGGGCATCGCCCGGGTGCACCACGATGCCCACGAAGTCGTCGTACCAGGCCAGCGCGGCGCGCGGCTCGCCCAGGTGCAGCAGCGGCAGGCAGGCCTGGGCGGCAATGGCCACGGCCATGGCGTCGGTCACTTCCAGGCCGTGCGCGCCGGTGAATTCCTTGCGCTGCAGGAACAGTGCCGCCAGCGCGCGCAGCTTGGCCTGCTCGGGCAGCGCCAGCGCGGCCAGGAAGGGGTACTGGCCCAGGGTGTGCAGCCACAGCGGGGCAGAGATGTCGGGCACGGGCGCCACGGTGGCGCGCAGCCGGTTCCAGGCGCGCTGGAGCAGGGGGAAGGCAGGCATCGCTGCTACCTGGGGGCGAGGGGCAGGCGTTCCAAGCCCTCGGCCGTCAGGCGCAGCACTTCGGCGCGCGGGGGCGTGGCGTCCAGGTCCCAGTCGCTGAGCACGTGGCGCAGCAGGCCGGGGGCCAGCACATGCGTGGCCGGGCGGTGCGTGTGGCCGTGGATCAGCGCCCGCGCGTTGGCGGCCTGCAGCCACGCCAGGGCGGCGGGGTGGTCCACGTCGGCGTACCAGGCGCTGGAGTGCTTGCGCGCTTCGCTCTGCGCGCGCATGCCGCGCGCCTGGGCGCGCCGCTGCGCCAGCGGCACGGCCAAGAAGGACTGCTGCCACGCCGGGCTGCGCGCCAGGACGCGAAAGCGCTGGTACTCCGCGTCGTCCAGGCACAGCGCGTCGCCGTGCGACAGCAGCCAGCGCTGGCCGGCGAAGGCCAGCACCGTGGGGTCGGGCAGCAGCGCGGCGCCGCTGGCGCGGGCGAAGCCCTCGCCGATGAGGAAGTCGCGGTTGCCGTGCAGAAAGTACAGCGCGTGCTGGCGTGCGGCCTGGGCCAGCAGGGCGCAGCAGCGCGACTCGAAGCTGCCGGGGTCGGCCAGCGCGTCGTCGCCCACCCAGACCTCGAACAGGTCGCCCAGCAGGAAAATGGCGTCGGCGTGCGTGCGGGCCAGGTAGCCGGCCAGGGCCTGCACGGTGGCCTCATGGCCGGGGTCCAGGTGCAGGTCGGACAAGAAATCGACCGTGCGCCACGCCGGGGCTGCGGTCAGCTCCTCGGCGCGGGGCACGGTCGGCGGCATGCGGGCAGGGGCGTTTTACAGGGCCACGGCTTTGTCGATCACCACGGGGTCGAAGGGCACGTCGTCATGGAAGCCCTTGCGCGTGGTGCGCACTTTCTTGATGGCGTCCACCACGTCCTGGCCCTTGACCACCTTGCCGAACACGGCATAGCCCCAGCCCTGGCCCGAGGGGGCCGTGTGATTCAGGAAACCGTTGTCCACGACGTTCAGGAAGAACTGGGCGGTGGCGCTGTGCGGGTCGTTGGTGCGCGCCATGGCGATGGTGTAGACCTCGTTCTTCAGGCCGTTGGCGGCTTCGTTCTCGATCGGGTCGTCGGTGGGCTTTTGCTTCATGTCGGCGGTGAAGCCGCCGCCCTGCACCATGAAGTTCTTGATGACGCGGTGGAACACGGTGCCGTCGTAGAACCCCTTGTTCACGTAGTTCAGGAAGTTGGCCGTGGTCTTGGGCGCGTTGGCCGCGTCCAGCTCCAGCGTGATGACGCCGGGGGTGGCGGTTTCCGCGACGTGGATGGTGACGTGCAGTTCGACTTGCGGGTTGCTCATGGTGCGGTGTCCTTTCGGTTATTTGACCAGCGTTGCGGATTGGATGGTGACGGGCGTCGTGGGCACGTTCTGGTGGCCGCCCTTGTTGCCCGTGGCCACGGCCTTGATCTTGTCCACCACCTCGGTGCCGCTCACCACCTTGCCGAACACGGCGTAGCCGTGGCCGTCGGGGCTGGGGGCGTTGAGCATGGCGTTGTTCTTGACGTTGATGAAGAACTGCGCGGTGGCCGAGTCGGGAACGCCGGTGCGTGCCATGGCGATGGTGTAGGTGTCGTTCTTCAGGCCGTTTTTCGCCTCCAGCGGGATGGGCGCGCGCGTGGGCTTTTGCACCATGTCGGCGGTGAAGCCGCCGCCCTGGATCATGAAGCCGTCGATGACGCGGTGGAACACCGTGCCGTCGTAGTGCTTGTCCTTCACGTATTGCAGGAAGTTCTCCACCGTCTTGGGCGCCTTGGCCGGGTCGAGCTGCACCACGATGTCGCCCATGCTGGTGGCCAGTTTGACCTTGGGTGCTTCCTCGGCCCGTACGGATGCTACGAAAAAAGTAGCTGCCAGCGCAATGCTGGCAAGGGCCAGGGCCGAATTTCTACGGGAAATCATCCGATCACTCCTTCAAAAAAGATCTTCCAGGCGCCGCCGCCTTGGCGGAGCCAGTACTGGCGCTTGACGGGGCCGGTGCGTGCGCCCTCGGCCACCTCGCCGAAGGTCACCACCATGGTGTCGGCGCTGTCGCTCCAGCGCAGGTAGGACAGGTCCTTGAGCGCGAAGTTGCGTCCCTGGAGCTTGTGCACTTCGCGCTGCAGCACCGGCGTCCAGTCGGCCAGGCTCTTGTCGTAGCTGGCGAAATCACTGGCGTAGAAGGCCAGCAGGCGCTGAATGTCGCCGCTGCGCTTGGCCTGCTGCCAGGCCTGCAGCTGGCTGGTGAAGGCCTGGCGCTCGGTCTGCAGGCTCTGCGGCGCCACCCACTGCAGCTGGCGCGCGATGACCACGGGGGTGCTGCGCACTTCCACCGTGCGCAGCA belongs to Acidovorax sp. YS12 and includes:
- a CDS encoding MFS transporter, with amino-acid sequence MTTTATSTGAQPPAASLHHGAGPQQPQGFVARIVGAAALAHLLNDLIQAVLPAVYPMLKTQFALSFAQIGWIALVYQVTASLLQPWVGLFTDKHPKPYLLPAGMVVTLAGVGLLAFAGSYAMLLLAAAVVGVGSATFHPEASRVARMASGGRFGTAQSAFQVGGNTGSAIGPLLAAAVVVPHGQQAIAWFMLAAVLAIGVLLRVTGWTLRHGQAQASRLAQSHAGGLGRGDIARAMVVIALLMFAKFVYIAAFTNYFTFYLIERFGLGVQESQVYLFIFLAAVALGTFAGGPVGDRIGRKAVIWVSFLGVAPFALALPHANLFWTAVLAIAVGLVMSSAFAALVVYAQEAVPGRVGLVSGVMFGLMFGIAGMGAAGLGLLADRHGIVWVYQVCAYLPLLGVVTAFLPNTRLMLPGAGRTRPAAAAAPETPARSAGG
- a CDS encoding zinc-dependent peptidase; amino-acid sequence: MPAFPLLQRAWNRLRATVAPVPDISAPLWLHTLGQYPFLAALALPEQAKLRALAALFLQRKEFTGAHGLEVTDAMAVAIAAQACLPLLHLGEPRAALAWYDDFVGIVVHPGDALARRTATDEAGVVHHYHEVLLGEAMERGPVMLSWQAVQDAARNASHGANVVVHEFVHKMDMRNGPADGYPPLPAGFMGSTSARAARAAWHGAWAPAYAHFRERVIIAERFGGERPWLDAYGATAPAEFFAVACEAYFVNRPRFAQEFPALLPLLDGFFRRQAA
- a CDS encoding UDP-2,3-diacylglucosamine diphosphatase, producing MPPTVPRAEELTAAPAWRTVDFLSDLHLDPGHEATVQALAGYLARTHADAIFLLGDLFEVWVGDDALADPGSFESRCCALLAQAARQHALYFLHGNRDFLIGEGFARASGAALLPDPTVLAFAGQRWLLSHGDALCLDDAEYQRFRVLARSPAWQQSFLAVPLAQRRAQARGMRAQSEARKHSSAWYADVDHPAALAWLQAANARALIHGHTHRPATHVLAPGLLRHVLSDWDLDATPPRAEVLRLTAEGLERLPLAPR
- a CDS encoding peptidyl-prolyl cis-trans isomerase; translation: MSNPQVELHVTIHVAETATPGVITLELDAANAPKTTANFLNYVNKGFYDGTVFHRVIKNFMVQGGGFTADMKQKPTDDPIENEAANGLKNEVYTIAMARTNDPHSATAQFFLNVVDNGFLNHTAPSGQGWGYAVFGKVVKGQDVVDAIKKVRTTRKGFHDDVPFDPVVIDKAVAL
- a CDS encoding peptidyl-prolyl cis-trans isomerase, coding for MISRRNSALALASIALAATFFVASVRAEEAPKVKLATSMGDIVVQLDPAKAPKTVENFLQYVKDKHYDGTVFHRVIDGFMIQGGGFTADMVQKPTRAPIPLEAKNGLKNDTYTIAMARTGVPDSATAQFFINVKNNAMLNAPSPDGHGYAVFGKVVSGTEVVDKIKAVATGNKGGHQNVPTTPVTIQSATLVK